The region TCAGGATATGTTGCCAGTGTTTTTTGTCGACCGGCATGACCGAGAGGCGATTACCGCGCTGCAGCAGCTTCATCCCTTCCAGGGCTTTCTCCTGTTTCATCTCCTGCAGGGTGACGGTACGGGCGAATTTGCGCACGAACTTGATGTTGACCATGTACCAGCGCGGATTTTCCGGGTCACTCTTGGGGTCGTAGTAGTTGGATTTCGGGTCCCAGGCCGTGTGATCGGGGTAGCCTTCCTTTACCACCTCTGCGATACCGACGATTCCCGGCTCCTTGCAGTTGGAATGGTAGAAGAAGACCTGATCGCCTTTTTTCATCTCGTCGCGCATCATGTTGCGGGCCTGGTAGTTGCGTACGCCGTCCCAGTGATCGGTCTTGCGCGGCATCGCGGCCAGGTCATCGATGCCGAAAACATCGGGTTCGGATTTCATCAGCCAGTAATTCATGCGGATCTCCTCTTGGAACGTGGCCGGATTATTTCATAAATCGTTCAGAGGGGCGTGCCCGGCGGGATCAGACGCCGATCGCCGGCTGAAACCGGAGCAGCCCCTGCTCGGTGGCGATGCCGTCCAGTGGCACGTCCCAGATGGCCGAGTCGATCTGTTCGACCTGCTGAAACGCGTAGGCGGTGCCCACCAGCCAGGGACGTTGCCAGTGCCGCCGGTAACGGCGAAAACCGAAGGTTCGATCGTAAAACCCGCCGCCCATGCCGACGCGGTTGCCCTGGTGATCGAAAGCCACCAGCGGCATCAATACCAGATCCAGCGACATGGGGCTGAACAGCCGATCGCGGCGGCTGTGTGCCGGTTCGGGAATGCCGAAGCGGTTGGGAATCAGTTGTGTATCCGGGTGATAGGGCAAAAACCACATGCGTCGGCTATTGCGCGGGCCCAGTACCGGCAGATAGCACTGCTTGTTCCGTTGCCAGGCGTATTCCAGCAGCCAGGTGAGATCGATCTCCCCGTCGTTGGGCAGGTAAAAGGCGATGCGTTGCGCCAGATGAAACAGACGGTGCGCGGCAAGCTGTTCGGACAGGGACAACGACGCTTCACGCCGTTCGTCGGCCGAGAGCGCGCGGCGTTTATCGCGCATGCTAAAGCGCAGGGATTTTCGATCAGTCATGGTGTGATATTAATATTTTCAACAATTTATGTCACCCGATGGGGGCAGTCGTGGATTGGGGAGTTTAACCACCGAAAACATTGAAAGTGCTGAGTTCTGAGTTCTGAGTGCTGAGTGCGGGAGTCGGGAGTCGGAAGTCGGGAAGAAGCTAACGCAGGCGCAGATCATTTGGACCGGGTTTTGATCTTCCTCGTCACTCGTCCCTGGTACCTCGTCCCTGCGTCCGAAGGACGCCTTGTTGATAGGGTGGGCGCGCCCCCGCCTGTACCGTGGTGATCTTCGTCTTGAACCAGGGGTTCAAGGTGGGAGCGTCTTCCGGCGTATCAGGCTTTCCGGTCGGGCCGGACTTGCACACAACACCGGAGTTCGGCTCCCGGGGATGTGTTTATCGGCTCAAGAATATCCCGATCGACTCACGCATACCGCAGGGGACGCCCATTGACTCGGTTACCGGCGTCAGATTTCCATCTGCCGGGTTTTGAACAGGGCATCCTCGATCTTGTCCTGAATGCCCTTGATGCGGCCACTGACATCACTGTCCATTTTGCTGTCGGGGCCGGACTGTGTCAGTAGCTCATGAGAGATATTTAACGCGGCCATCACAGCAATGCGATCGGTGCCGATGATCTTGCCGCTGTCGCGGATCTCGCGCATTTTCATGTCCAGGTAATCGGCCGAGCGCATCAGATCGTGCTTTTCGTCTTCCGGACAGGCGATCAGGTACTCCTTGTCCAGGATATGCACGGTGACCGTGTTGGCCGGCTTTTCACTCATTTTCCATCGCCTTGAGTTTCTCGATCATCGCCTCGACCCGGCTACGCGCCAGCTCGGTTTTCTCCACCAGCTGGTTGCGCTCCGACATCAGATTTGTCTGGCTGTCGCGCAGGGTTTTATTTTCCTGCTGCAAGCGGTCTACTGCCTTGATAAGGTCATCGACGCGGGTTTCAAGCTTTTTCAGGTCCAGTTCGTCCATCAAATATCACTTATAAGTCGTTGTTATCGCTGATTCGGGACGCAAATTCAGTCTATGGCTCAATATAGAGCGGCGGCCGGGCAGGGTCAACGGGCCCGTGCCGCCAAAAACCGCCATTTGGCCGTTGTGACTGTTGCTGATGGGGCAAATGGCTTATCCTCTCGATTTCAGCTGCCGTATACCTATATAGATGACCGAATCACTTCCCGATTTTGACCTGGTGGCCGACGCCCTGCATGCCCAGGGCGCCGATACCGATCCGGCGGAAAGCCACGGCCTGTTGTGCGCCATGTTCTGCACCATTCAGGGGCTGGACGTCGACAGCTGGCTGGCCATGGTGCTCACCGGCCCGAGCCGGGATGCCCTGGCGCCGACTCCCGAATCGTTGTTGACCCTGTTCGAGGAGACCCGCAAACAGTTCGACAGCGAACAGTTCGACTTCCATTTATTATTACCCCACGACGAGGCCGCCCTGGCGGTTCGGGTGGAAGCGCTGGGACACTGGTGCCAGGGTTTTTTGACCGGCCTGGCCGCCGGCGGAGTCCAGCAACCGGAAAACCTGCCCGGTGAGCTGCCCGAAATTATCCAGGACATGCTGGAAATGTCCCGCGCCGAAGGTTATGAACTGGAAGACGACGGCGAAGACGAAGCCGCCTATGCCGAACTGGTCGAATACCTGCGCATGGGGGTGTTGCTGTTTCGTGAGGAGTTTCGGCGCCAGTACGCCAAAGCCGGCGAGGGGTCGATACATTAAAACAAAGGGCCGAGGGACGAGGTACGAGTGACGAGGACGGTAAAACCGAAGGTTCGTAGGAGCGGCTGCGCCGCGATAGATCCTGCCGACCGCACGGCCTGTCGCGCCAGAGGCGCTCCTACAACCTGTGGCCTTGATGCTTTTCCTCGTCACTCGTACCTCGTCCCTCGTTACTGAAACTGATAACTGCTAACTGACTACTTGTAACTATATTTATGAATGCTCAGGAATTTACCAAACGCCGCAAGCACCTGATGGAGCTGATGGGGCCCGATTCGGTGGCGATTTTGCCGGCGGCGCCGCAGCGGATGCGCAATCGCGATACGGAGTTTCATTATCGCCAGGACAGCGACTTCTATTATCTGACCGGTTTTCCCGAGCCGGAGGCGGTGGTGGTGCTGGTGCCGGGGCGCGAGCATGGCGAGTATATTCTGTTCTGCCGTGAGAACGATCTTGACATGGAAGTCTGGAACGGGCCGCGTGCCGGTCAGGAAGGGGCGGTGGAACGCTACAAGGCGGATGATTCGTTTCCCATCGATGATATCGACGACATTCTGCCGGGGCTGCTGGAGAACAAGGAACGGGTGTTTTATACCATGGGCGCCAGCCCCGATTTCGATCAGCGCCTGATCGGCTGGGTCAATCGCCTGCGCAAACAGTCCCGCGCGGGCATTCATACCCCGGGCGAGTTTGTCTCGCTGGAACATCACCTGCACGACATGCGTCTGTACAAGAGCAGCCAGGAGATCAAGGCAATGCGCAGGGCGGCCCAAATCTCCGCCCGGGCACATATTCGTGCCATGCAAAGCTGCAAGCCGGGGCTGTATGAATACCAGATCGAGGCCGAGCTGTTGCACACCTTCATGCAACAGGGGGCGCGGTTTCCGGCTTACCCGTCCATCGTCGGCGGCGGCGCCAACGGGTGTATTCTGCATTACATCGAAAACTATTCGACCTTGAATGACGGCGATTTGCTGCTGATCGACGCCGGCGCCGAGTATGATTATTACGCGGCGGATATCTCGCGTACCTTCCCGGTTAACGGCAAATACAGCAAGGCACAACGGACCCTGTACGATATTGTCCTGGAAGCCCAGTACGCGGCGATCGAACAGGTCAAACCGGGCAATCACTGGAACGATCCGCATGAAGCGGCGGTGAAGGTGCTCACGCAGGGGCTCAAGGATGTGGGGATTCTAAAAGGCGGCCTGAAAAAACTGCTCGAGGACCAGGCCTACAAGCCGTATTACATGCACCGTACCGGCCACTGGCTGGGTATGGATGTGCACGATGTGGGCGACTACAAGGTGGATACCGAATGGCGTGTGCTGGAGCCGGGCATGACCCTGACCATCGAGCCGGGCCTGTATATCTCGGCGCGTCACAGCGAGGTGGCCAAAAAATGGCACAACATCGGGATTCGCATCGAGGATGATGTGCTGGTGACCAAAGAGGGGTGCGAGGTACTGACCCGCGATGTCCCCAAGGATCCCGACGAGATCGAGGCATTGATGACTGAATGAGCGCACCGAACCCGAACGAATTTGATCTGATCATCGTCGGCGGCGGCCTGGTCGGCGCCAGCCTGGCCTGTGCGCTGGCCGACACGCCGCTGCGTATCGCGGTGGTCGAGTCGCATCCTTTCAATGATACACAACAGCATCCCGGTTTCGACGCGCGCACTGTCGCGCTGGCTTACGGTTCGCAACAGATATTTAACGCCATGGGGGTATGGTCGGCGATCGAAGCGCAGGGGGTGACACCGATTCGGGAGATTTATGTCTCCGATCGGGGCCATGCCGGCAGTGCGCACCTGGATGCTGCTGAACAGGGACTGGCAGCGATGGGCTATGTGGCCGAGATCCGGGTGCTGGGCCAGGCGCTGTCCCGGCAACTCGAACAGCAGGCCAACGTCACGCTGCTCTGCCCGGCCAGCGTCAAGGCCGTCCAGTTTGCGCCGACGCACGCGAAGGTGGTTTTAAACCAGGACGGCGAGCTGCGCGAGGTTAGCGCGGCGCTGGTGGTGGCCGCCGATGGCGGGGATTCGTTTATTCGTAACGACAGCGGGATTGCCACCTTCACGCTGGATTATCATCAGTCGGCGCTGATCAGCAACGTGGCCGTCGATCGGCCGCATCGCAACATTGCCTACGAACGCTTTACCGACAGTGGCCCGATGGCCCTGTTGCCCATGTGCGATGAGCAGGGCAACGACAATGCCTTCGCCCTGGTCTGGACCCTCAAACCGGATCAGGTCGACGCGGTACAGGCATGGGACGATGCCACCTTTTTGTCACAACTGCAGGAACGCTTTGGTGAGCGGGCCGGGCACTTTACCCGCGCCAGCCAACGGCATCTCTATCCGTTGAAATTTTTGCAAACCCGCGAGCATGTGCGTCCGCGCCTGGCGGTGATCGGCAATGCCGCGCATACCCTGCATCCGGTGGCCGGGCAGGGCTTCAACCTCGGCTTGCGCGACGTGGCGGTGTTGTCCCAGGTGCTGTCCGAGGCGCTGACGCAACAGGAAGACCTCGGCGAGCTGAGTGTGCTGCAGCGTTACGCCCGGTGGCGCCGACGGGATCATCTGCAAACCTCGCTGGCGACGGACGGCCTGGTGCGCCTGTTTTCCAATAACGTTCTGCCGCTGGCGGTGGCGCGCAATCTGGGGCTGACGCTGCTGGATATTCTGCCGCCGCTGAAAAAACAGCTGGTGCGACATGCCATGGGTTATGTCGGCAAGCTGCCGCGCCTGGCCCGGGGATTGAAACTGTGAGCCGCGATTATGATCTGATCATCGTCGGCGGCAGCATGGTCGGCGCCAGCCTGGCCTGTGCCCTGGCCGATACCCCGTTGCGGATTGCGCTGCTCGATGCGCAGCGCTTCGAGGCTGACTGGCCGGACGACGGCTTCGATCTGCGGGTCAGTGCCATCACTCGCGCCAGCGAAGCATTTTTACAACAGTTGGATGCCTGGCCCGGTGATCACGGCGAGCGGGTCAGTCCGTTTCGCGAGATGCATGTCTGGGATGCCAGCGGCGATGGCGTGATTCATTTCGACAGTGCGGAACTGGGCGAGGCGACGCTGGGGCACATTGTCGAGAACCGTGTTCTGATAAAAAGTCTGCATCGGCAAATCGCTGAAGCAGACAATATCGATTATCTGGCCCCGGTGACCCCGGCGGCGATCGAATTCGACGACCAACAGGTGCGCCTGAGCCTGGAAGCGGGTGAACCGTTGACGGCGAAGTTGCTGGTCGGTGCCGACGGCGGCAATTCATGGGTACGTCGCCAGGTCGGTATCGGCGTGCGTGGCTGGGATTACGATCAGGCCGCGCTGGTCACGTACGTGAAAACCGAACAGTTTCATCGCGAGACGGCCTGGCAACGTTTCATGCCCGACGGGCCGCTGGCGTTTTTGCCGTTGAGCGACGGATACAGTTCGATTGTCTGGTCCACCTCGCCACAACAGGCGCAGCAACTGCAAGCGATGGACGACGCCGCTTTTTGCGAGCAGCTGGCCGCCGCATTCGATTATACCCTCGGGGCGATCGAAATCTGCGGGCCGCGCGCCGTGTTCCCGCTGCGTTTTTTCGAGACCGAACATTACATCCGGCCGCGTCTGGCGCTGGTGGGGGATGCGGCGCACACCATTCATCCGCTGGCCGGGCAGGGCGTCAACCTCGGGTTTGCCGATGCCGACTCCCTGGCGCAGGTGATCCGCGAGGCGCAACAGCAACACAAAGATATTGGTAGTTTGCCGATACTGCGCCGTTACGAGCGCTGGCGTCGTGCCGACAACCGGGCCATGTTAATGACCATGGACGGCTTCAAACGCCTGTTCGGCAGTCAGTGGGGGCCGTTGCGCTGGTTACGCAACAGCGGGCTGAATCTCACCGATCGCCTTGCCCCGCTCAAGAAAATCATCATGCGCCAGGCGATGGGTGGCCCTTCGGGCAGTGACTAGGTAACAGGTGCTAGGTGCTAGGTACTGGTCCTGACGATCTCGTTGGCGAAGCCTGCATGACTTCAAGCGATCATATCGGTATATGGGCTTCTGGGAAGAACCGCGGAGTTCGCAGAGGCGCAGAGTCGCGGAGAAGTATAGCTGGTGCCTGTCAGAGTCGTTTTCACCACGAAGTCGCGAAGACACGAAGAAAAATAGTAAGTGGTTATTACTTCGTTGCTTCGTGTCTTCGTGGTAAGTCGGTTTGTGAGTCATGTTGGCGTAGCCTGTGTGAACCCGGGTTGTTGCATCAGTATATGGGCTCTGAAATGTACGGTGCCCCGCATAGAAGAACAGAATTTACCGCACTGTGATGCTACTTTCGAGCGATAAGGAAGTTCTTGTATCGTTCTCCTCTGCGTCTTTGCGCCTCTGCGAACTCTGCGTTATTTTCCAGTTAATCTGATAATCGACGGGTGCTAAATTCTGCCGGCCCGGCTTTGCAAAGCCTTTGTAAACCCTTAATATCCTTATCTATCATACGAATTTGTGATCGCTTATGGATCCCCTTGATATTGCCGCGGTGTTGCTGGTGCTGATGGCGGGGTTTGCGTTTTTGAATGAACGCTATCTGCGCTTGCCGATCATGCTGGGACTGGTGCTGATGGCCTTGTTGTGGTCGTTGGCGCTGGGGATCGGGACCGAGGCGGGCGGGCCGGCGGTGCAGGCGCAGCTCTGGCTGCGGGGGCATGCGGTGTATGAACCGCTGGTGTCGGGGTTGCTGGGCCTGTTGTTGTTTGCCGGCGCCCTGCGCCTGAATCTGGCGGATCTGGCCAGACAAACCTGGGTCGTTCTGGCACTGGTTATCCTGGGTGTGGGCGTGTCGGTGTTCCTGGTCGGGACGCTTGGCTGGATCATTCTGGCCGGTCTCGGCATCACCTTACCCTGGCTATACGGTTTGTTGTTCGGTGCGTTGATCGCACCGACCGATCCGGTGCTGGTGCGGGGTTTGTTGACGCGGGTTCGTGTTGCGCCCGAGTTGCAGCATCGCATGGCGGGTGAGTCGGTGCTTGCCGGCGGCCTGGCGGTGGTGCTGTTCGTGTTGCTGATGGCCATGGTTGCGCCCGGCGGGATGGCGATAACTGATCGGGTACTCTGGCAGGTGGGGGGCAGCCTGTTGTTCGGCCTGCTTATCGGACTGGCGGCTTATCGCCTGTTACGGCATGTGGACCATTACCAGGTGGAAGTGCTGATTCTGCTGGCGCTGGTGGCCGGGGCGCTGGTACTGGCCGGGCACGGGGCGTTGTCCGGGCCGTTGACCTTGCTGGCCGCCGGGCTCGTGCTGGGCAATCATGGCACTTTACTGGCCATGAGCGAGAAGTCGCGCCGGCATTTGCACGATTTCTGGGAGTTGATCGGCGGGCTGGTTAGCGCGGCATTGTTCGTTCTGCTCGCCCTGGAAGTGATGCTGCCCGGTTTTCGCATGGAATACCTGCTGGCGGCGCTGGCGATTCTGCCGCTGGTGTTGCTGGGCCGTTTTATCGCCATGGGCTTACCGGTCACCGTATTGCGCCGTTTTCGCGCCCAGGCACCGGGTTCGGTTCAGATCATGACCTGGGGTGGCGTGCGCGGAGGAATCAGTATTGCGCTGGTGTTGTCTCTGCCGCCCGGCGAGGCGCGCGAGGCGCTGGTACTGGTGAGTGCGGTTGTTCTGTTGTTTGCCGTTGTGGTGCAGGGTTTGACCTTTCGCTCACTGGTTCGCCATATCGGAGACTGACAGGGTTTACCGGCCGCCCGGGCCGTTATGCGTGTTGCAGCCAGGATTTTTCGCTGTTCCCGAATCGATGCCTGTTGCTTTTGCAAATGATAATTATTATCATTCAAATAAACAGGCATTCTATTTATATATAGGTGGGAGAATTATGAAATCACGTCTTTTACTCGTATTTTTAGCAGGGCTTTTCTCCCTGCAGGCACTGGCGGCCGATCCGCTGGTGATCTACTCCGGCCGCTCGGACAAATTCGTCAAGCCGGTGGTCGAGGCGTTTGAAAAAGAGACCGGCATCCAGGTGCTGCTGCATGCCGGGGGATCCACCACCTTGCTGAACAAGCTCAGACTGGAAGGCGCGCGGACCGACGCGGATCTGTATATCAGCAACGATGCCGGCAATCTGCAAAAAGGCAGCGAGATGGGACTGTTTCGGCCGGTTCCCGAGTCGATCGCCGGTGTGATTCCCGCCAACTTCCGGGCGCCGGATAACACCTGGCTGGGACTCTCGGCGCGGGCCCGGATGCTGGTCGCCAACAGCGAACAGTCGGAAACAGACTTCGTCAAATCGGTGTTTGATCTGGCCGATCCGCGCCTGGAAGGCAAGCTGGCCATCACCCACAGCGGCAACGAAAGCTATATCGCCGGGGTGACCGTCTACATGCTGGCGGCGGGCGAAGAGGTCACCGGTGACTGGCTGCAGGGCATGAAGGATAATGTGGATGGCAGCGTGTTTAACAAGCACAGCAAGATTGTTAACGCGGTTGCGGACGGTAAAAAGGCGATCGGGCTGGTCAATCACTATTACATCTATCGCCATCTGGATCAGCATCCTGACGCGCCCCTGAAGGTGATTATTCCGGACCAGGGTAAAGACGGCATGGGCGTGGCCTGGAACGTGGCTGGTATTGCCATGAGTCGCCACAGCCAGAAAGTCGAGGCGGCGGAAAAATTCGTGGCCTTTGCCGCTTCCGAACAGGGCCAGAAGCTGTTCGCCGAGGTCAATCGGGAATATCCGACGCGTCCGGGTGTCCCGGCTGCCGATGAAGTGCCGCCGCTGGATTCCTACAAGGTGGCCGATGTGCCAATGGCGCGTCTGGGGGAAATGCGCAATGCCACGCTGGATCTGATCGAAGAAGTCGGCATGCCGTAATTCGGTTAGCCTTGCGGTAACGGATCGCCGTTAGCGCGACAGCTGTTTTTATCCGGCTGCCCGGTATCCCGGGCGGCAACTTAATTTAATCCAGCCTGTTTGAAGATCGCCGATTTGAGTGCCACACAAACCGTTACTCTGCCGCTGTTTAACACCCGCCTGACCCTGCGCGGCGCCCTGTCGCTACTGGTGGTGTTGCTGGCGGCGATTCCTCTGGTGTTTGTCATCTACAGCAGTCTGCAGCTGGACAGTGAAGGCTGGGCCGGCCTGTGGAGCAGTCGGTTGCCGGGGCTGTTATGGAATACCCTGTCCCTGTCGGTACTGGTCGGTGTCGGCAGCATGGTGCTGGGCGTCTCCGCCGCCTGGTGGATTACCCGGCGGGAATTTCCGGGCCGGCGGCTTGCCATCTGGTTGATGGTCCTGCCCCTGACCATACCCACCTATGTGTTTGCGCATATCTATACCACCCTGTTCGATGATGACGGCTGGATCGGCCAGGCCTGGCAATGGCTGTTTGGCGAGGCGGTGGCAATACCGGATCTCTTCAATGTAGTGGGGGTCGGTTTTATTCTCACTCTGGCCGGCTTTTCCTATGTGTTTTTGCTGGTGCAGGACTCCCTGTCCCGCTCCCAGCAAAACCTGGAAGAGGCGGCCCGCATTCAGGGGGCGCGCCCGGCCCAGGTCTTCTGGCGGGTTAATCTGCCGTTGATGCGCCCGGCGATTGCCGCGGGTCTGGCGCTGGTGGTGCTGCATGTGCTGTCCGATTTTGGCGCGGTCAGCATGATGCGTTATCAGACGTTTACCCTGAGTATTTACCTGCAGATGACCGGGCGCTTTGATTACAACGCGGCGGCCGGGTTGTCCCTGGTGCTGGTCTCCCTGAGCCTGACGTTTTTGATCCTGGAGCGCTTCTTTCGTAACCGGCAGCGTTACTACGGCACGGCGCAGGCCAAACGCTATACCGCCCGTCGGGCCACCCGCTTCGAGATCGTCGCGATCTGGTTCTGGCTGGGCCTGATCGCCCTGTTTGCCTTTGTCCTGCCGATTCTCTGGATGCTGATCTGGAGCTGGGAGGCCTGGATGCAGGATCTCATCAGCGACCGGTTCTGGGGTTATGTGGGGAACTCGCTGCTGGTCAGCGTGCTGGCCGCGAGCCTGACCGTGGTGGTGGCGTTGCCGGTGGCGCTTTATCACGCGCGGGAACGCAGCTGGTTGAGTCAGACCT is a window of Thiohalophilus sp. DNA encoding:
- a CDS encoding cell division protein ZapA: MSEKPANTVTVHILDKEYLIACPEDEKHDLMRSADYLDMKMREIRDSGKIIGTDRIAVMAALNISHELLTQSGPDSKMDSDVSGRIKGIQDKIEDALFKTRQMEI
- a CDS encoding 5-formyltetrahydrofolate cyclo-ligase, producing the protein MTDRKSLRFSMRDKRRALSADERREASLSLSEQLAAHRLFHLAQRIAFYLPNDGEIDLTWLLEYAWQRNKQCYLPVLGPRNSRRMWFLPYHPDTQLIPNRFGIPEPAHSRRDRLFSPMSLDLVLMPLVAFDHQGNRVGMGGGFYDRTFGFRRYRRHWQRPWLVGTAYAFQQVEQIDSAIWDVPLDGIATEQGLLRFQPAIGV
- a CDS encoding iron ABC transporter permease, which translates into the protein MSATQTVTLPLFNTRLTLRGALSLLVVLLAAIPLVFVIYSSLQLDSEGWAGLWSSRLPGLLWNTLSLSVLVGVGSMVLGVSAAWWITRREFPGRRLAIWLMVLPLTIPTYVFAHIYTTLFDDDGWIGQAWQWLFGEAVAIPDLFNVVGVGFILTLAGFSYVFLLVQDSLSRSQQNLEEAARIQGARPAQVFWRVNLPLMRPAIAAGLALVVLHVLSDFGAVSMMRYQTFTLSIYLQMTGRFDYNAAAGLSLVLVSLSLTFLILERFFRNRQRYYGTAQAKRYTARRATRFEIVAIWFWLGLIALFAFVLPILWMLIWSWEAWMQDLISDRFWGYVGNSLLVSVLAASLTVVVALPVALYHARERSWLSQTYLHVSSVGFVLPGPVIALGILAFVLSQVDILYGSLAVLVIAMLIRFLPLAIQAQEAAAQQLTPSMEEAARSLGAGTFENLRRIILPMIRGGMISAWVLVFIDTLKELPATLILRPTGFDTLPVRIWIEASEEMLEHAAPAALMLVIGTLPVLWFLMRPVKQR
- a CDS encoding cation:proton antiporter, which gives rise to MDPLDIAAVLLVLMAGFAFLNERYLRLPIMLGLVLMALLWSLALGIGTEAGGPAVQAQLWLRGHAVYEPLVSGLLGLLLFAGALRLNLADLARQTWVVLALVILGVGVSVFLVGTLGWIILAGLGITLPWLYGLLFGALIAPTDPVLVRGLLTRVRVAPELQHRMAGESVLAGGLAVVLFVLLMAMVAPGGMAITDRVLWQVGGSLLFGLLIGLAAYRLLRHVDHYQVEVLILLALVAGALVLAGHGALSGPLTLLAAGLVLGNHGTLLAMSEKSRRHLHDFWELIGGLVSAALFVLLALEVMLPGFRMEYLLAALAILPLVLLGRFIAMGLPVTVLRRFRAQAPGSVQIMTWGGVRGGISIALVLSLPPGEAREALVLVSAVVLLFAVVVQGLTFRSLVRHIGD
- a CDS encoding UbiH/UbiF/VisC/COQ6 family ubiquinone biosynthesis hydroxylase, with the translated sequence MSRDYDLIIVGGSMVGASLACALADTPLRIALLDAQRFEADWPDDGFDLRVSAITRASEAFLQQLDAWPGDHGERVSPFREMHVWDASGDGVIHFDSAELGEATLGHIVENRVLIKSLHRQIAEADNIDYLAPVTPAAIEFDDQQVRLSLEAGEPLTAKLLVGADGGNSWVRRQVGIGVRGWDYDQAALVTYVKTEQFHRETAWQRFMPDGPLAFLPLSDGYSSIVWSTSPQQAQQLQAMDDAAFCEQLAAAFDYTLGAIEICGPRAVFPLRFFETEHYIRPRLALVGDAAHTIHPLAGQGVNLGFADADSLAQVIREAQQQHKDIGSLPILRRYERWRRADNRAMLMTMDGFKRLFGSQWGPLRWLRNSGLNLTDRLAPLKKIIMRQAMGGPSGSD
- a CDS encoding extracellular solute-binding protein, producing the protein MKSRLLLVFLAGLFSLQALAADPLVIYSGRSDKFVKPVVEAFEKETGIQVLLHAGGSTTLLNKLRLEGARTDADLYISNDAGNLQKGSEMGLFRPVPESIAGVIPANFRAPDNTWLGLSARARMLVANSEQSETDFVKSVFDLADPRLEGKLAITHSGNESYIAGVTVYMLAAGEEVTGDWLQGMKDNVDGSVFNKHSKIVNAVADGKKAIGLVNHYYIYRHLDQHPDAPLKVIIPDQGKDGMGVAWNVAGIAMSRHSQKVEAAEKFVAFAASEQGQKLFAEVNREYPTRPGVPAADEVPPLDSYKVADVPMARLGEMRNATLDLIEEVGMP
- a CDS encoding UPF0149 family protein gives rise to the protein MTESLPDFDLVADALHAQGADTDPAESHGLLCAMFCTIQGLDVDSWLAMVLTGPSRDALAPTPESLLTLFEETRKQFDSEQFDFHLLLPHDEAALAVRVEALGHWCQGFLTGLAAGGVQQPENLPGELPEIIQDMLEMSRAEGYELEDDGEDEAAYAELVEYLRMGVLLFREEFRRQYAKAGEGSIH
- the pepP gene encoding Xaa-Pro aminopeptidase produces the protein MNAQEFTKRRKHLMELMGPDSVAILPAAPQRMRNRDTEFHYRQDSDFYYLTGFPEPEAVVVLVPGREHGEYILFCRENDLDMEVWNGPRAGQEGAVERYKADDSFPIDDIDDILPGLLENKERVFYTMGASPDFDQRLIGWVNRLRKQSRAGIHTPGEFVSLEHHLHDMRLYKSSQEIKAMRRAAQISARAHIRAMQSCKPGLYEYQIEAELLHTFMQQGARFPAYPSIVGGGANGCILHYIENYSTLNDGDLLLIDAGAEYDYYAADISRTFPVNGKYSKAQRTLYDIVLEAQYAAIEQVKPGNHWNDPHEAAVKVLTQGLKDVGILKGGLKKLLEDQAYKPYYMHRTGHWLGMDVHDVGDYKVDTEWRVLEPGMTLTIEPGLYISARHSEVAKKWHNIGIRIEDDVLVTKEGCEVLTRDVPKDPDEIEALMTE
- a CDS encoding EVE domain-containing protein, which encodes MNYWLMKSEPDVFGIDDLAAMPRKTDHWDGVRNYQARNMMRDEMKKGDQVFFYHSNCKEPGIVGIAEVVKEGYPDHTAWDPKSNYYDPKSDPENPRWYMVNIKFVRKFARTVTLQEMKQEKALEGMKLLQRGNRLSVMPVDKKHWQHILKMEKR
- the ubiH gene encoding 2-octaprenyl-6-methoxyphenyl hydroxylase — translated: MSAPNPNEFDLIIVGGGLVGASLACALADTPLRIAVVESHPFNDTQQHPGFDARTVALAYGSQQIFNAMGVWSAIEAQGVTPIREIYVSDRGHAGSAHLDAAEQGLAAMGYVAEIRVLGQALSRQLEQQANVTLLCPASVKAVQFAPTHAKVVLNQDGELREVSAALVVAADGGDSFIRNDSGIATFTLDYHQSALISNVAVDRPHRNIAYERFTDSGPMALLPMCDEQGNDNAFALVWTLKPDQVDAVQAWDDATFLSQLQERFGERAGHFTRASQRHLYPLKFLQTREHVRPRLAVIGNAAHTLHPVAGQGFNLGLRDVAVLSQVLSEALTQQEDLGELSVLQRYARWRRRDHLQTSLATDGLVRLFSNNVLPLAVARNLGLTLLDILPPLKKQLVRHAMGYVGKLPRLARGLKL
- a CDS encoding TIGR02449 family protein, translated to MDELDLKKLETRVDDLIKAVDRLQQENKTLRDSQTNLMSERNQLVEKTELARSRVEAMIEKLKAMENE